From a single Pseudalkalibacillus hwajinpoensis genomic region:
- a CDS encoding CdaR family transcriptional regulator, whose protein sequence is MLTREIAKTIVIETSLRLNRNVNIMNHHGVIIASGNTTRIDHIHEGALEVLKQQEPLKIFPNEDGKWRGSQPGLNLPISFQDQIVGVIGITGNPDDMEDVGGVVKMATELMIKQEYIASQMEWKQRTKEMVIEELIKADPSFEHVNRGLNLLGITLSPPYITYIIQMTERRISNTALIKKIEQILGEKDPLVGFINVNRLCITCYGITESESEIQLEKLYYELKKLPLSFRLSYSIPFQIIERFSQSYKDCDLALEISDKDQEIISFADIEAKALLYQIKPNIAERFSERIINNSILKYTETIECFFKKNLKIQQTADEMYIHRNTLIYRLNKIKEETGYDPKCFRDALTLQFAIWISHKNKVET, encoded by the coding sequence ATGCTTACTCGAGAGATTGCGAAAACAATCGTAATTGAAACTTCATTACGTCTAAATCGGAATGTGAATATCATGAATCACCATGGAGTGATTATTGCTTCAGGGAACACTACAAGAATCGACCATATTCATGAAGGAGCACTGGAAGTTCTAAAGCAACAAGAGCCATTAAAAATTTTCCCTAATGAAGATGGCAAGTGGAGAGGTTCTCAGCCTGGATTAAATTTACCAATTTCTTTTCAAGACCAAATTGTGGGAGTTATTGGCATAACGGGCAATCCTGATGATATGGAAGACGTTGGTGGAGTGGTTAAAATGGCAACAGAGCTTATGATTAAACAAGAATACATCGCCTCCCAAATGGAATGGAAGCAACGAACAAAAGAAATGGTTATTGAAGAACTGATAAAGGCAGATCCCTCTTTCGAACATGTAAATCGGGGTTTGAATTTACTAGGAATTACTTTAAGTCCACCATATATTACCTATATCATTCAAATGACTGAGCGGCGTATTTCTAACACCGCATTGATAAAGAAAATTGAACAAATACTTGGCGAAAAGGATCCACTTGTAGGCTTTATTAATGTTAATCGCTTGTGTATTACTTGTTATGGAATTACCGAATCTGAATCTGAAATACAGCTCGAGAAACTTTACTATGAACTTAAAAAATTGCCCCTTAGTTTCAGACTTTCTTATAGTATTCCTTTTCAGATAATCGAAAGATTTAGCCAATCTTATAAAGATTGTGATCTTGCACTTGAAATTAGCGATAAAGATCAAGAAATCATATCATTTGCTGACATAGAAGCGAAAGCTTTACTCTATCAAATTAAGCCCAATATTGCAGAAAGGTTTTCAGAGAGAATTATCAATAACTCGATTTTAAAGTATACAGAGACAATAGAATGTTTCTTTAAGAAAAATCTTAAAATCCAACAAACTGCTGATGAGATGTATATCCACCGTAATACCTTAATTTATCGGTTAAATAAAATAAAAGAAGAAACCGGATACGATCCTAAATGCTTCAGAGATGCATTAACTCTCCAATTTGCAATATGGATCTCTCATAAAAATAAAGTCGAAACTTGA
- a CDS encoding NAD(P)/FAD-dependent oxidoreductase, producing the protein MRYDCIIIGGGIAGLQAAIQLGRYKRTILTIDSGDGRSTLCRNYKNILGFPNGISGQSLRAAGVQQAKQYGVEFFQDTVTHLHKIEDGFKVNTFKNKTFQAKTILLATGVKDNIPKIPGIRPCLGLSIYVCPDCDGYEISNQKTVVMGSGDVGASMALTLLFWSSDITYINHNGKDLSSKWLQRLQENNILVDTSEIKQVLHEDGEFYGVETTDGRKILGEKSFVAFGGNHVRSELALQLGAQSLKNNHLYVDPKTKMTSVKNVWAAGDTVAHSELVTAAMGDGSLAAIWIHKTLMSV; encoded by the coding sequence ATGAGGTACGATTGTATTATTATTGGTGGGGGAATTGCTGGACTTCAGGCTGCGATCCAACTAGGAAGATACAAAAGAACTATACTGACGATCGATTCGGGTGATGGGCGTTCCACACTTTGCAGAAACTACAAAAACATCCTTGGATTTCCTAACGGGATAAGTGGGCAGAGTTTACGTGCGGCTGGTGTTCAGCAAGCAAAACAATACGGAGTAGAATTCTTTCAAGACACCGTTACACACCTACATAAAATCGAAGATGGTTTTAAAGTTAACACCTTTAAGAATAAAACATTTCAAGCCAAAACAATTTTACTTGCTACAGGAGTGAAAGATAATATCCCTAAAATTCCTGGTATTAGGCCATGTCTTGGTCTCTCTATTTACGTTTGTCCGGATTGTGATGGATATGAAATCTCAAATCAAAAAACAGTTGTTATGGGGAGCGGAGATGTCGGTGCATCTATGGCTTTAACCCTTCTATTCTGGAGTTCAGATATCACGTATATTAATCATAATGGGAAAGATCTCTCTTCTAAATGGCTACAAAGACTTCAAGAAAATAATATTTTAGTCGATACATCTGAGATTAAACAGGTTCTACATGAAGACGGGGAATTTTATGGAGTGGAAACAACCGATGGTAGAAAAATACTAGGTGAAAAGAGTTTTGTTGCTTTTGGAGGTAATCATGTTCGCTCGGAGTTAGCCTTACAGCTTGGTGCCCAATCACTTAAAAATAACCATTTATATGTTGATCCCAAAACGAAAATGACGAGCGTAAAGAATGTATGGGCAGCTGGAGATACCGTCGCTCATTCAGAGCTCGTAACAGCAGCTATGGGAGATGGATCCCTCGCAGCGATTTGGATACACAAAACATTGATGAGTGTTTAG
- a CDS encoding ATP-binding protein: MTFRRKNKLATKLGLLFLISILFLEGILFVVLYFGFLNERTKAETDALLARGNSHRDVLEKHFDSDTREHVALMESEAETEVVITDQENNILVHSNELTSAVQQTIKSSNTIPFEGAIIEGNWMREPIVATGSPIMKNNQVIGYVYMILNTQGIRDVRDHLTSQFLIVSGLALFLTVITIIYLSRFITEPLIHMKEATQKMSLGEHDVFLKEDRNDELGELARAIQSLSDDLLRLKNERSDFLASIAHELRTPLTYLSGYADITKRENLSPKERNTYLSIIKEESENLTALVKDLFDIAKMDQKGFVIEREKIDLCTLIRQVREKVTPAFENKGIYLLISCQKDIHITLDPGRISQVLLNLLDNALHYTKEGNTVLIDTSVNNSTVEVSVIDEGEGIPEKDLPYIFDRLYRVDKSRSRKYGGSGLGLAIAREIIENHGGSISALSHEGKGTTIKIVLPGDD; this comes from the coding sequence ATGACATTTAGAAGGAAAAACAAACTCGCAACAAAGTTAGGGCTGTTGTTCCTCATAAGTATATTGTTTCTTGAAGGGATTTTATTTGTTGTGCTTTATTTTGGTTTTCTTAACGAACGGACTAAGGCCGAAACCGACGCTTTGCTAGCACGTGGGAATAGCCATAGAGACGTTCTTGAGAAGCACTTCGATTCCGATACAAGAGAGCACGTTGCTTTGATGGAATCAGAAGCAGAAACGGAAGTTGTCATCACAGATCAAGAGAATAACATTCTAGTCCATTCCAATGAGCTAACATCTGCTGTTCAACAAACAATTAAATCTTCTAATACCATCCCATTTGAAGGGGCAATTATTGAGGGTAATTGGATGAGGGAACCAATCGTTGCAACAGGGTCACCAATTATGAAGAATAATCAAGTGATTGGTTATGTTTATATGATTCTAAACACTCAGGGAATTAGAGATGTACGAGACCATTTAACATCACAATTTCTAATTGTAAGCGGTCTGGCCTTATTCCTTACTGTTATAACCATCATTTATTTATCGCGCTTCATAACGGAACCACTAATCCATATGAAAGAAGCCACACAGAAAATGAGCTTAGGAGAACATGATGTATTTTTAAAAGAAGACCGTAATGACGAACTAGGCGAATTGGCGAGAGCCATTCAGAGCTTATCAGATGACTTGCTTCGATTAAAGAACGAGCGAAGTGATTTCCTTGCAAGCATCGCTCATGAGTTGAGAACACCATTAACCTACTTAAGTGGATATGCCGATATTACTAAACGGGAAAACCTCTCTCCAAAAGAAAGGAACACTTATCTATCCATTATCAAAGAAGAATCAGAAAACTTAACAGCCCTTGTGAAAGATTTATTCGATATAGCAAAGATGGATCAAAAAGGTTTTGTAATTGAACGAGAAAAAATTGATTTATGTACCCTTATTAGACAAGTAAGAGAGAAGGTAACCCCAGCTTTTGAAAATAAAGGAATATACCTTCTCATTTCCTGTCAGAAAGACATTCACATAACCCTGGATCCTGGACGAATTTCCCAGGTACTACTCAATCTTCTTGATAATGCTCTTCATTACACAAAGGAAGGAAATACCGTTCTAATTGATACCTCTGTGAATAATTCTACGGTAGAGGTGAGTGTAATCGATGAAGGAGAAGGGATACCAGAGAAAGACCTTCCTTATATCTTTGATCGTCTTTACAGAGTAGATAAGTCCCGATCCCGGAAATACGGCGGTTCAGGGTTAGGACTTGCGATTGCTAGAGAAATTATCGAAAATCATGGGGGAAGTATTTCAGCATTAAGTCATGAAGGAAAAGGGACAACGATAAAAATTGTTTTACCAGGAGATGATTAA
- the murB gene encoding UDP-N-acetylmuramate dehydrogenase — protein sequence MDNKRVLNELRTILPSAELKINEPLNEYTYTRMGGRADVLVFPRSAEDARAAVEYAYNANYPLTILGKGSNVIIQDGGIRGIVLNLSSLNTIRRTEDKVLAQAGARIIEVSEFALHSKLTGLEFACGIPGSVGGAVYMNAGAYGGEIADCLESVLAVTKEGELVHLGAGELDLSYRHSNVEESGLLVLEATFSLKEGDQAEIKAIMDDLTEKRETKQPLEYPSCGSVFKRPPGLFAGKLIQDSKLQGTRIGGAEVSKKHAGFIVNIDNATATDYLDVIHHVQRTVKEKFDVELEREVRVIGEPPEK from the coding sequence ATGGATAACAAACGTGTTTTAAATGAACTAAGAACAATTCTGCCATCAGCAGAGCTGAAAATAAACGAGCCTTTAAATGAATATACCTACACTAGAATGGGTGGACGTGCTGACGTTCTCGTATTTCCACGATCGGCCGAAGATGCGAGAGCAGCGGTGGAATACGCCTACAATGCTAACTATCCTTTAACGATTCTTGGAAAAGGCTCTAATGTAATTATTCAGGATGGTGGCATACGGGGCATCGTATTGAATCTTTCGTCGTTGAACACCATCCGTAGAACAGAGGACAAAGTGTTGGCCCAAGCAGGGGCACGGATCATCGAGGTGTCCGAATTTGCATTGCACAGTAAATTAACAGGACTTGAATTCGCATGTGGCATTCCAGGCTCTGTAGGCGGTGCTGTCTATATGAATGCCGGTGCATATGGTGGAGAGATTGCCGACTGCCTTGAAAGTGTGCTTGCCGTTACGAAAGAAGGCGAATTGGTTCATCTGGGTGCAGGTGAACTCGATCTATCCTATCGTCACAGTAATGTAGAAGAATCGGGTCTTCTTGTTCTTGAAGCCACCTTTAGTTTAAAAGAAGGAGATCAGGCTGAAATAAAAGCCATCATGGACGATTTAACTGAGAAGCGTGAAACCAAACAACCGCTGGAATACCCATCATGCGGAAGTGTCTTCAAACGCCCTCCAGGTCTCTTTGCTGGTAAATTAATTCAGGACTCAAAACTTCAAGGAACGCGAATCGGCGGGGCAGAAGTATCTAAAAAACATGCAGGATTTATCGTTAACATCGACAATGCGACAGCAACCGATTACTTAGATGTCATCCATCACGTGCAGCGTACAGTGAAAGAGAAATTTGATGTTGAACTCGAGCGAGAGGTTCGTGTTATTGGAGAACCACCCGAGAAGTAA
- a CDS encoding L-lactate permease, producing MSGKSQRFKLQPLAAVALALIADSSPVSFGAVGTPVIVGVDQGLRQGPAIADQVAASLGDQTMADYLQSVTQSAVIIDLFVGSLIPLIIVMILTKFFGKNHSWREGLALWKFAIFAGFSFTVPAFMVATFLGPEFPSIIGGLVGLGIVVPAAKQGFLLPDQSWDFEESKAADVDLTVRKILPLWIAWLPYLLVAVFLVLTRINAYRLKNGCVL from the coding sequence TTGTCTGGAAAATCCCAGCGATTCAAATTGCAGCCGCTAGCTGCTGTCGCCCTTGCCCTTATTGCCGATAGTAGTCCTGTCTCATTTGGAGCAGTCGGAACACCTGTGATCGTCGGTGTTGACCAGGGGCTTCGTCAGGGACCTGCTATTGCCGATCAAGTGGCAGCATCTCTTGGTGATCAAACGATGGCAGACTATCTCCAGTCTGTAACACAAAGTGCTGTGATTATTGATTTATTCGTAGGTAGTCTTATTCCGCTAATTATAGTCATGATCCTTACAAAATTTTTTGGCAAGAATCACTCCTGGCGTGAAGGATTAGCTCTATGGAAATTTGCTATCTTTGCAGGTTTTAGTTTTACTGTTCCGGCCTTTATGGTGGCGACATTTCTTGGACCGGAGTTTCCTTCTATCATAGGAGGATTAGTTGGCCTTGGGATTGTTGTTCCAGCAGCAAAACAGGGATTTTTACTCCCTGATCAGTCATGGGATTTTGAAGAATCCAAAGCTGCTGACGTTGACTTGACAGTGAGGAAAATTCTCCCGCTCTGGATTGCGTGGTTGCCCTACCTTCTTGTAGCGGTCTTCTTAGTACTTACAAGAATTAACGCCTACCGCTTAAAGAATGGTTGCGTTCTGTAA
- a CDS encoding DUF3895 domain-containing protein has protein sequence MKETLTTTERDQLFGDLSNDQQHYVLNYVKTAKKTIFATILASYKGRNIPQGASEQEIKMLLDDWVLIDVIDAGYVSVDHQCECGQALRYQYIVRHVQTGETRHFGIDHLQDHIGLSPMIAKDVINGFERVDDEVEELLVKKALEESTYDIPLEMDLPSDIRDFIELQLPLLSRQEKILKGLIRAHREELESVERKSTIPEPFVQKPERPEPALDQEEEAQAAFDLFAEEVPASVSPAEKQTQKNTHVVGDLSFIIQEAIDTYIERGIESALMICELLIKDKKTLDNRYSTQKPKVYYSVCTYLDSFVQQRRMTVQSNGREDRIYRLTQKDSC, from the coding sequence ATGAAAGAGACCCTCACGACAACAGAACGTGATCAATTATTTGGGGACTTATCGAATGATCAGCAACATTATGTTTTAAATTATGTTAAAACAGCTAAGAAAACGATATTCGCTACTATACTTGCAAGCTACAAGGGAAGAAACATCCCTCAGGGTGCTTCAGAGCAAGAAATAAAGATGCTACTTGACGATTGGGTATTAATAGATGTTATAGATGCAGGATATGTTTCAGTAGATCACCAATGTGAATGTGGACAAGCCCTAAGATACCAGTATATTGTCAGGCACGTTCAAACAGGTGAAACACGCCATTTTGGGATTGATCATTTACAGGATCATATAGGATTATCACCGATGATCGCGAAAGATGTCATCAATGGCTTTGAGAGAGTGGACGATGAGGTAGAAGAGCTTTTAGTGAAAAAAGCACTCGAAGAATCAACCTATGATATCCCGCTAGAAATGGACTTACCTTCGGATATTCGTGATTTCATTGAGCTTCAACTGCCACTACTATCTCGTCAAGAAAAAATACTGAAAGGCTTAATAAGAGCACATCGTGAAGAATTAGAATCGGTTGAACGTAAAAGCACGATACCTGAACCATTTGTTCAAAAACCAGAAAGGCCAGAGCCAGCATTAGACCAAGAAGAAGAGGCACAGGCCGCATTTGATTTATTCGCAGAAGAAGTTCCTGCTTCTGTTTCCCCAGCTGAGAAGCAAACGCAAAAAAACACGCATGTGGTCGGAGATCTTTCTTTTATTATTCAGGAAGCAATTGATACTTACATTGAAAGGGGAATTGAAAGTGCGTTAATGATCTGCGAACTTTTAATTAAAGATAAGAAAACATTAGATAATAGATACTCCACGCAAAAGCCGAAGGTTTATTATTCTGTGTGTACGTATTTAGATTCATTTGTTCAGCAGCGAAGGATGACAGTTCAATCGAACGGGAGGGAAGATCGTATTTACCGTCTAACACAAAAGGATTCATGTTAG
- the rlmN gene encoding 23S rRNA (adenine(2503)-C(2))-methyltransferase RlmN yields MKQSIYGLTFDQLTEWLLERGHKKFRASQVWDWLYKKRVKEFSQMNNVNKDCIKLLEENFAIQTLTQEIKQESSDGTIKFLFKLQDGNVIETVLMRFHYGLSVCVTTQVGCNIGCSFCASGLLKKSRDLTSGEIVEQIMNVQHALDEKAQEERVSHIVIMGIGEPFDNYDNMMDFLHVVNSQKGLCIGARHITVSTSGLAKQIYDFANEDLQVNLAISLHAPNDELRTRIMKINKAYPLGKLMPAIDYYLEKTNRRITFEYIMLKDVNDHKEEAEQLAKLLSDKRHLSYVNLIPYNPVDDHSYQRSEKESILAFYDTLKKRGINCVIRHENGTDIDAACGQLRSKQVKKLENVGK; encoded by the coding sequence ATGAAACAATCAATATACGGATTAACGTTTGATCAGCTAACTGAATGGTTGCTTGAACGTGGCCACAAGAAATTCCGTGCTTCTCAAGTGTGGGATTGGCTTTATAAGAAGCGAGTAAAAGAATTCTCTCAAATGAATAATGTAAATAAAGATTGTATCAAGCTGTTAGAAGAAAACTTTGCGATCCAGACATTAACACAGGAAATTAAGCAGGAATCTTCTGACGGTACGATTAAATTCTTATTCAAATTACAGGACGGCAATGTCATTGAGACGGTTCTTATGCGGTTCCATTACGGTCTATCTGTTTGTGTGACAACTCAAGTTGGCTGTAACATCGGTTGCTCATTCTGTGCAAGTGGACTACTAAAGAAGAGCCGTGACCTTACAAGCGGTGAAATTGTTGAGCAGATCATGAATGTGCAGCACGCACTTGATGAAAAAGCCCAGGAAGAACGCGTAAGTCACATCGTAATTATGGGAATCGGTGAACCATTCGATAACTACGATAATATGATGGACTTCCTTCATGTCGTAAATTCTCAAAAAGGTCTTTGCATTGGTGCGCGTCATATTACTGTTTCAACAAGTGGACTTGCCAAACAAATTTACGACTTTGCGAATGAAGATCTTCAGGTGAACCTTGCGATCTCTCTACACGCTCCTAACGATGAGCTCCGTACGAGAATTATGAAAATCAACAAAGCTTATCCACTTGGAAAGCTCATGCCTGCAATTGACTATTATCTTGAGAAAACTAATCGCAGAATTACGTTTGAGTACATTATGCTAAAAGACGTAAACGATCACAAGGAAGAAGCTGAACAGCTTGCTAAGCTTTTAAGTGATAAGCGTCATCTATCGTACGTAAACTTGATACCTTACAATCCAGTAGATGATCACTCTTATCAGCGTAGTGAAAAAGAGTCAATTCTAGCGTTCTACGACACGCTTAAGAAAAGAGGCATTAACTGTGTCATCCGTCATGAGAATGGTACTGACATCGATGCAGCTTGTGGACAGTTACGTAGTAAGCAAGTGAAAAAGCTTGAGAACGTCGGGAAGTAA
- a CDS encoding alpha/beta fold hydrolase, giving the protein MLDYQYHHKYNKETIVLLHGLGGNTTMFHKQMDAYKKHFDVLAINLPGHGNSPCPTSYTQPFSFAIINNEILDTLDTLNIKRAHFVGISVGAIVVHDFLQRNPERAISAVLGGCITRYNAFSAFLLFASNLLKNVIPHMLLYKVLAHIIMPRNNHKISRDFFVREAQKIDKSRILPWVDLVQHVRTTYVDVQKNSKNVPKLYISGAEDHLFVKAILEDTKKDQSSERLILEKCGHVCNLEKPREFNDASLKFIGENKRNEVQNYPV; this is encoded by the coding sequence ATGTTAGATTACCAGTATCACCACAAATATAATAAAGAAACCATCGTTTTATTGCATGGGTTAGGTGGCAATACGACGATGTTTCATAAACAAATGGATGCTTATAAAAAGCACTTTGATGTATTAGCTATTAACTTGCCCGGACATGGGAACTCACCGTGCCCAACAAGCTATACTCAACCTTTTTCTTTTGCCATCATTAATAATGAAATACTTGACACTCTAGATACCCTAAACATTAAGCGCGCTCACTTTGTAGGAATATCAGTTGGGGCCATTGTCGTCCATGATTTCCTACAAAGGAACCCTGAACGTGCCATTAGTGCTGTACTCGGGGGATGCATCACTCGTTACAATGCCTTCTCCGCATTTTTGCTTTTTGCAAGCAACCTTTTAAAAAATGTGATACCTCACATGTTGTTATATAAAGTGCTTGCTCATATTATAATGCCAAGAAACAACCATAAGATCTCACGTGATTTCTTCGTTAGGGAAGCCCAAAAGATAGACAAAAGTCGGATTTTACCCTGGGTGGATTTAGTTCAACATGTTCGAACGACATACGTTGATGTTCAAAAAAATAGTAAGAACGTACCTAAACTTTACATATCAGGTGCCGAAGATCATTTATTCGTCAAAGCGATTCTTGAGGATACAAAGAAAGATCAAAGCTCTGAAAGGCTTATTCTCGAAAAATGCGGCCATGTCTGTAATCTTGAAAAGCCTCGGGAGTTTAATGATGCTTCCTTGAAATTTATAGGAGAAAATAAACGAAACGAAGTGCAAAACTATCCTGTCTAA
- a CDS encoding F510_1955 family glycosylhydrolase, with amino-acid sequence MVNKEWISVLGTTILLVTAGCQYDKEAPSENNQEVVEKEEGVTELVSLQESSLYKMLEDKQIEHVHGIGYPGNRNELFIATHNGPIVYHNNSWYEATANKNDYMGFTAVSDGFYSSGHPGKGSDLPNPLGLIKSSDRGKTLQELGFQGESDFHYLAIGYETHAIYAVNQQKNSKMDMGVYYSEDAKEWKKVQLNGTPDQVGGIYTHPRNSNVLAITSPMGLYVSNDQGNSFERVTEEIGISTVVFLEDKLIYAEQSPNNQLVIQDLSNGEEKEILMPENEVETIDYLAINPQDEKEIVFHTINETIYRTTDSGETWNILVEQGQVVK; translated from the coding sequence ATGGTGAATAAAGAATGGATTAGTGTTCTTGGAACAACGATTTTACTTGTTACTGCGGGTTGTCAGTATGATAAAGAAGCACCGTCTGAAAATAACCAAGAGGTTGTCGAAAAGGAAGAGGGAGTTACCGAGCTCGTCTCTTTACAAGAATCTAGCTTATATAAAATGTTGGAGGATAAACAAATCGAGCATGTGCATGGGATCGGATATCCTGGCAATCGAAATGAGCTCTTCATTGCGACCCATAACGGTCCAATTGTTTATCATAATAATTCCTGGTACGAAGCCACAGCAAATAAAAATGATTACATGGGTTTTACTGCAGTATCTGATGGATTTTATAGTAGTGGACATCCAGGCAAAGGTTCCGACCTCCCTAATCCACTTGGATTAATTAAAAGTTCTGATAGAGGAAAAACATTACAAGAACTCGGGTTCCAGGGGGAGTCGGATTTTCATTATCTAGCAATAGGCTATGAAACTCATGCGATCTATGCTGTGAATCAACAGAAGAATAGCAAAATGGATATGGGTGTTTACTATAGTGAAGACGCAAAAGAATGGAAAAAAGTTCAGCTAAATGGGACGCCGGATCAGGTAGGTGGAATTTATACCCACCCACGTAATTCAAATGTGCTGGCCATTACATCCCCAATGGGTTTATATGTCTCAAATGATCAAGGTAATTCATTTGAGCGAGTAACAGAAGAAATCGGAATTAGTACAGTTGTATTTCTTGAAGATAAACTTATTTATGCCGAGCAATCTCCTAATAATCAGCTAGTCATTCAGGATCTAAGTAATGGTGAAGAAAAGGAAATCTTAATGCCCGAGAACGAAGTAGAAACGATTGATTATTTAGCTATCAACCCGCAAGACGAGAAAGAGATTGTTTTTCACACGATTAATGAAACAATCTATCGAACAACCGATTCTGGTGAAACTTGGAATATACTTGTTGAGCAGGGGCAAGTTGTAAAGTAA
- a CDS encoding four-helix bundle copper-binding protein — protein MSHEKYGSVIETLHECMTACNHCYDSCLKEDDVKMMADCIRLDRECADICGYLEQALVRGTPFASQLAEVCATICEACGNECKKHDHQHCQQCAEACFKCAEECKKLAS, from the coding sequence ATGTCACATGAAAAATATGGTTCCGTAATTGAGACGCTTCATGAGTGTATGACCGCTTGCAATCACTGTTATGATTCTTGTTTAAAAGAAGATGATGTAAAAATGATGGCTGATTGCATCCGACTGGACAGAGAGTGCGCCGATATTTGTGGTTACTTAGAACAAGCTCTTGTTAGAGGGACACCTTTTGCATCTCAACTTGCAGAAGTATGTGCAACGATTTGCGAAGCATGTGGTAATGAATGTAAGAAGCATGATCATCAACACTGCCAGCAGTGTGCAGAAGCTTGCTTTAAATGCGCGGAGGAATGCAAGAAGTTAGCCTCATAA
- a CDS encoding response regulator transcription factor translates to MPHILIVDDEERMVDLISLYLKPHGYTISKAYTGEEALQLLQENKIDLVLLDIMMPEMDGWVTCKEIRKLSDVPIIMLTAREQVEDIVKGLKLGADDYMTKPFEEQVLLARIEAVSRRLHQTNGSFLNVKGLMWDSEKHLVTYKNQVISMTPLEFKLQGLFMKNPERVFSREHLIQLIWGFESNTEGRTIDSHIRNLREKCRQTGFPIDDYLKTIWGVGYKWKN, encoded by the coding sequence ATGCCGCACATCCTAATCGTTGATGACGAAGAACGAATGGTAGATTTAATTTCCCTCTATTTAAAACCGCATGGGTATACAATATCGAAAGCATACACTGGAGAAGAAGCGCTTCAACTCTTACAGGAAAACAAAATTGATCTTGTTTTATTAGATATTATGATGCCGGAAATGGATGGTTGGGTAACATGTAAGGAAATCCGCAAACTTTCAGATGTACCCATCATTATGCTGACAGCAAGAGAACAAGTTGAAGATATTGTGAAAGGGTTAAAATTAGGTGCCGATGACTATATGACTAAGCCGTTTGAAGAGCAAGTGCTCCTCGCTAGAATAGAAGCTGTTTCACGTCGACTGCACCAAACCAATGGTAGCTTCCTCAATGTTAAGGGACTGATGTGGGACAGTGAGAAACATCTGGTAACTTATAAAAACCAGGTCATTTCCATGACACCACTAGAGTTTAAGCTTCAAGGACTCTTTATGAAAAATCCTGAAAGAGTATTCAGTCGAGAGCACCTAATCCAATTAATATGGGGATTTGAATCCAATACTGAGGGAAGAACCATTGATTCACATATTCGCAATTTGCGTGAAAAATGTAGGCAAACAGGATTTCCCATCGACGATTACCTAAAAACCATCTGGGGTGTCGGTTATAAGTGGAAGAACTAG
- a CDS encoding YdhK family protein has translation MKNKMMMLGIPFLTFAFILVGCGNDSENSKQENSEEQSNMELSSKDDMDHMDHSGSGKVPENLEEAMNPTYEIGSQAIIESEHMSGMEGAEATIKGAYKTTAYVVSYTPTNGGERVEDHKWVIHEEIEKTSNEQFESGSEVTLNASHMKGMEGAKATIDSANETTVYMIDYTPTTGGEKVSNHKWVTEDELFTK, from the coding sequence ATGAAAAATAAAATGATGATGCTCGGCATCCCATTCCTTACTTTTGCATTCATACTGGTGGGGTGCGGAAATGACAGCGAGAATTCCAAGCAGGAAAATAGCGAGGAACAATCAAATATGGAATTAAGTTCCAAAGACGACATGGATCACATGGATCATTCGGGTTCAGGGAAAGTTCCTGAGAATTTAGAAGAAGCAATGAACCCGACTTATGAGATTGGTAGTCAAGCAATTATTGAATCTGAGCACATGAGTGGAATGGAGGGTGCTGAAGCAACAATAAAAGGCGCATATAAAACGACAGCCTACGTAGTTTCCTACACTCCGACAAACGGAGGAGAAAGAGTAGAGGATCATAAATGGGTCATACATGAAGAAATCGAAAAGACTAGTAACGAACAGTTTGAATCCGGTAGTGAAGTCACGTTAAATGCCTCTCATATGAAGGGCATGGAGGGCGCGAAGGCGACCATTGATTCTGCTAATGAAACAACTGTATACATGATTGATTATACGCCGACAACTGGTGGTGAAAAAGTATCAAACCACAAATGGGTGACAGAAGATGAGCTTTTTACAAAATAG